Within the Ensifer canadensis genome, the region GCTTTTCATGAGATGGAATGCCTGAGCTTACTTGCAGGCGCCGCAAAAGCGCTGGATGCGGCGGCATGCTTCTTCCAGCTGCGCTTCCGACGTCGCGTAGGAGATGCGGAAGTTCGGGCCGAGGCCAAAGGCCGAGCCATGCACGACGGCAACGCCTTCGGCTTCGAGCAGCTCGGAGACGAAGTCTTCATCAGTCTCGATGACCTTGCCCGACGGTGCGGTCTTGCCGATCAGGCCGGCGCAGGACGGGTAGACGTAGAAGGCGCCTTCCGGCGTCGGGCACGCAATGCCCTTGGCCTGATTCAGCATCGACACCACGAGATCACGGCGACCTTCGAAGATCTTCTTGTTCTCGGGGATGAAGTCCTGTGTGCCGTTGAGCGCCTCGACGGCAGCCCACTGCGCGATCGAGGTTGCGCCCGAGGTCTGCTGGCCCTGGATCATGTCCATGGCCTTGATCAGCTGCAGCGGGCCGGCGGCGTAGCCGATGCGCCAGCCGGTCATGGCATAGGCCTTGGAGACGCCGTTCATGGTCAGCGTGCGGTCGTAGAGGCCGGGCTCGACTTCGACAGGGGTCGCGAACTTGAAGTCGCCATAGGTCAGGTGCTCGTACATGTCGTCGGTCAGCACCCAGACATGCGGGTGCTTCATCAGGACGTCGGTCAGCGCCTTGAGTTCTGCGTGGCTGTAGGCAGCGCCCGACGGGTTGGACGGCGAGTTGAAGATGAACCACTTGGTCTTCGGCGTGATCGCCTTGTCCAAGTCGGCAGGCTGGAGCTTGAAGTTGTTTTCCTGCGTCGCCGAAACAGTCACCGGCGTGCCGCCGCACAGCGCCACCATCTCCGGGTAGGAAACCCAGTAGGGCGCCGGGATGACGACTTCATCGCCCGCGTTCAGGGTCGCCATGAAGGCGTTGAAAAGAATCTGCTTTCCACCGGTGCCGACGATCGTCTGGGCGGCGGTGTAGTCGAGGTTGTTCTCGCGCTTGAACTTCTTGGCGATCGCTTCGCGCAGTTCCGGAATGCCGGATACCGGCGTGTACTTCGTCTCGCCGCGGTTGATCGCGTCGATCGCAGCCTTCTTGATATTATCAGGCGTGTCGAAATCCGGCTCCCCTGCACCAAGGCCGATCACGTCGCGTCCCTTCGCTTTCAGCTCGCGGGCTTTCTGCGAAACGGCGATGGTGGCGGAAGGCTTTACACGGGAAAGGGCATCGGCAAGGAAGGCCATGATGAAAGGTCCTGATCGTTTCGAGACGCGGTGAGCGCTACGGAACGAAAAAGTCAGGCTCCATAGCGGTTAGGTCTATGTCGAAAGACGCCCGGTCTTGCAAGCGCCAGAGCCTGAAAAACCGCCGGAATGCGGGCAAAATGCGTCACCATGACAAAGTTTCATGAGTGTGATCAGCAATCACGATCGACGCGCTCCGCCTGAGGTGATGGCAGCCCCGGCCAGAACGGTCCGCATACCGACAAGAAACCGGGGCTTCCATCCGATGAAGGCGCGGTCGGTCAGACACGTGCCACGGTCCCGATTTATTCAGAAAAAACAGCGGATTTCGACTTTTTTCGAAAAGCCATATTTTGGCCACAACAACTGTCGCGGAACGCCGCAATTCCGTCCCGCAACAGCCGATTTCCGGGCCTTTCCTTCCATGATCCGAACGCATGGCATGACGGGGGTATGCAATGTTTCTCGACGACGAAATCGCTGAATCACGGACACGGCAAAACGAAGCGCGCTGGGGCATGTATCTGGCGCTCGCAGCGCTCGCCGCCTGCATCGTGATGATCCTCGGCCTGATGACCCAGGCCTCGGCCCAGACAGCAAACGCCAGGCCCGAGCAGATGGCCGGCTATGTCAGGCCCAACGACATGGGCACCGGCGCCCTGCTCTTCCCCTCCAAGGAGCCCGGCTATTTCGTCGAGGCGCCGCGACTGGCGACCGACGTTCAGATCGACGTCAACGGCCCGATCATGCGCACCCGGGTGACGCAACGGTTCCAGAACCCGAGCAAGGGATGGGTCGAAGGCACCTATGTCTTCCCGCTTCCCGATGATTCCGCCGTCGACACGCTGAAGATGCAGATCGGCGACCGCTTCATCGAGGGTCAGATCAAGCCGCGCCAGGCGGCCAAGGAGATCTACGAGCAGGCAAAGGCCGAGGGCAAGAAGGCGGCGCTGCTCGAGCAGCAACGCCCCAACCTCTTCACCAATCAGGTCGCCAATATCGGCCCTGGCGAAACGGTGGTGGTGCAGATCGAATATCAAAGCGGTGTGCCCCAGTCGAACGACGCCTTCACCTTCCGCTTCCCGATGGTGGTCGCCCCTCGCTACAATCCGCAGCCGGTCGTCCAGACCGTCGATCTCGACAGCCGCTCCGGTTATGCCGTCAGCGATCCGGTCCCCGATCGCCAAAAGATCGAGCCGCCGGTGCTTGATCCGCGCGAGAACGCCAGGATCAACCCGGTGACGTTGACGATCAACCTGAAGGCGGGCTTCCCGATCGGCGAAGTGACATCGGCCTTTCACGAGATCGAAACGACCACCCTCGACCAGCTTACTCGCAAGATCACGTTGAAAGCAGGAAGCGTTCCGGCCGACAGGGATTTCGAACTCAGCTGGAAGGCTGTCGCAGGCAAGAGCCCCTATGCTGGCCTCTTCCGCGAGACCGTCGACGGCAAGACCTATCTCCTGTCTTTCGTCACCCCGCCGGTCACTGCGACCGCGACTGACAAACCACTCCGGCGCGAGGTGGTCTTCGTCATCGACAATTCCGGCTCGATGGCCGGCCCGTCGATGGAGCAGGCAAAGGAAAGCCTGGCGCTGGCGATCTCGCGGCTGAAGCCGGAAGACCGGTTCAACGTCATCCGCTTCGACGACACGATGACTGTGCATTTCCCTGGGCTCGTCGAGGCGACACCTGACAAGCGCGAGGACGCGATCTCCTTCGTGCGCGGCCTGACCGCCGACGGCGGCACCGAAATGCTGCCGGCGCTGGAAGCGGCCCTGCGCACGCAGGGACCGGTTGCCGCTGGCGCCCTTCGCCAGGTGGTCTTCCTCACCGATGGCGCCATCGGCAATGAAGGCCAGCTTTTCCAGGAAATCCAGAACAACCGCGGCGACGCGCGCGTCTTCACCGTCGGCATCGGGTCCGCGCCCAACAGCCATTTCATGACCAAGGCGGCTGAGTACGGCCGCGGCACCTTCACGCTGATCGGTTCCGAGAGCCAGGTGGCCGCCCGTATGGGCGAGCTTTTCACCAAGCTCGAGAGCCCTGTTATGACCGACATCTCCGCCACTTTCGAGGGTGCGGCCACGGGCGACATCACCCCGAACCCGATGCCCGATCTCTATCGCGGCGAGCCGGTCGTGCTGACGGCCGAACTCGACGGCGCCGCGCCGGAAGGCAAGCTTCGCATCGTCGGCAAGGCCGGCGACCAGCCCTGGCGCGTCGAGATGGACATCGCCAAGGCGGCAACCGGCGAAGGCGTCGCCAAGCTCTGGGCCCGCCGTAAGATCGACGATCTCGAGGCAA harbors:
- a CDS encoding pyridoxal phosphate-dependent aminotransferase, which translates into the protein MAFLADALSRVKPSATIAVSQKARELKAKGRDVIGLGAGEPDFDTPDNIKKAAIDAINRGETKYTPVSGIPELREAIAKKFKRENNLDYTAAQTIVGTGGKQILFNAFMATLNAGDEVVIPAPYWVSYPEMVALCGGTPVTVSATQENNFKLQPADLDKAITPKTKWFIFNSPSNPSGAAYSHAELKALTDVLMKHPHVWVLTDDMYEHLTYGDFKFATPVEVEPGLYDRTLTMNGVSKAYAMTGWRIGYAAGPLQLIKAMDMIQGQQTSGATSIAQWAAVEALNGTQDFIPENKKIFEGRRDLVVSMLNQAKGIACPTPEGAFYVYPSCAGLIGKTAPSGKVIETDEDFVSELLEAEGVAVVHGSAFGLGPNFRISYATSEAQLEEACRRIQRFCGACK
- a CDS encoding marine proteobacterial sortase target protein, giving the protein MFLDDEIAESRTRQNEARWGMYLALAALAACIVMILGLMTQASAQTANARPEQMAGYVRPNDMGTGALLFPSKEPGYFVEAPRLATDVQIDVNGPIMRTRVTQRFQNPSKGWVEGTYVFPLPDDSAVDTLKMQIGDRFIEGQIKPRQAAKEIYEQAKAEGKKAALLEQQRPNLFTNQVANIGPGETVVVQIEYQSGVPQSNDAFTFRFPMVVAPRYNPQPVVQTVDLDSRSGYAVSDPVPDRQKIEPPVLDPRENARINPVTLTINLKAGFPIGEVTSAFHEIETTTLDQLTRKITLKAGSVPADRDFELSWKAVAGKSPYAGLFRETVDGKTYLLSFVTPPVTATATDKPLRREVVFVIDNSGSMAGPSMEQAKESLALAISRLKPEDRFNVIRFDDTMTVHFPGLVEATPDKREDAISFVRGLTADGGTEMLPALEAALRTQGPVAAGALRQVVFLTDGAIGNEGQLFQEIQNNRGDARVFTVGIGSAPNSHFMTKAAEYGRGTFTLIGSESQVAARMGELFTKLESPVMTDISATFEGAATGDITPNPMPDLYRGEPVVLTAELDGAAPEGKLRIVGKAGDQPWRVEMDIAKAATGEGVAKLWARRKIDDLEASAATIADPATLDRQIETVALAHHLVSRVTSLVAVDATPSRPTGENLTETAVPLNLPAGWDFGKVFGEKSDATEKVDEREASAESQTKLAMLTADRMLAAPTARAAGLIAEANNQVNLPQTATEADKQILIGLMLLAFALAAGSTFVFWRGQIAALVTSGVRRHGR